From the Nitrospirota bacterium genome, the window CATATCGGGCGACATCTATCAGTTTGGTGAGAACCTCACGCTCTACAGCCCTATCCTCGTAAGTGCGAATGGACCTGCGAGACCGCATTAAATGCTCAATTTGTTCCGATCCGGGGAGTAAATCCTTCTGCACAGGTATGCACTCCTCTGATTTCATGGTTGCAAGAGACATGGCTCCGTGCGGGCATACGGCAACACAATGTCCGCAGTTGATACACATCTCATCGGCCCCGTTAATGGGAATGGGGACTGACTTTTTATCCTTCAATTCGATTAATTGCAAAGGGCATTCCGCTACACAGATACCATCACGCTTGCATTTTTCCTTATCCACGACAAATAGACTCATGACTTCTTCCTCCTTTTTAAAGTTAATATTGACAAACAATATCAACATCAGTATACTTTGTCAAGTAGTTACATTTAGGTTATACAGTTACAAAAAAGATACTATTGGAGGAGTGTATAATGGGCTATGAGGCATGTACCGGGGAATGTCCTGTAGAAAGAACATTAAAAATCATCGGCAGCAAGTGGACGATTTTGATAATCAGGGACCTTCTTCAAGCGACAAAAAGATTCGGTGAACTTAGAAAATCACTTACAGGAATCAGTCCGAAGACATTATCGGAGAGACTGAAGACATTGGAGAAAAAAGGGATCGTTACAAGGAAGATTTATCCTGAAGTTCCTCCGAGAGTTGAATATAGTCTTACTAAAAGGGGCAAGAGCCTCAGCTCAATTATCATGGACATGAATAAATGGGGGAAGGCTGCAAACTTAAATAAGTTGTAACCACTCCGAGATTTTCATTATCTTACTAAATCTCATCGCTTGAGTTACCGATATAGCCCTGTGAAGTTCCTCGGCAGTTACAAAACCTGCATTATTTGTGAAGGGAAGGGTTCCTGTTGCATCAGACAGAAACTCCACATTAAACCCTAAATGAAAAGCCTGTCTGGCTGTTGTATCGCAGCACATCTGTGTCATATATCCAGAGATTACTACAGTATCAATATCCCTCTCTTTGAGCCATGATTCCAGTATTGTGCCGGTAAAACTTCCCGGCAGGTTTTTCTCTACAAAAAGGTCATGCGGACGTTTTGCAATTTCAGGATGAAGCTCCCACTCAGGACTTCCTTTTCTGAAGACAGGAGAATCTGCTGCCTTGGCTGTATGTCGAATAACAACAACTGGAATGCCATGCTCGGAGGCAGCATCCATTACTCGCAGAATATTTTCAAAACTTCCTGCCGGATAGGATACCGGCAGCTTGCCGGTGAAATATTCATTTTGCACATCAATAACCAGTAATGCCCTTTTCATGAGTTACCTTCCTTTATAAGTAGTCTTCTCTTATGGGATACCATGCATCCACTGCCCTTGTTGGCTTGTCTAAAATCTTTGCACTGTGTTCCTGGTTGGATAGAATTACAACCCCATCTCCAGCTTTTAAAACCTTTGTCTCTCCATTAACGGTAAATTCTATCGCTCCTTCAATTATATATGTTATCTGCTCATGCGGATGTTTATGTGATGGAATCACTGCATTAGGCTCAAACTCAAAGAAGGTCATCATTGTCTTTTCACCTGAGACAGCCCTGAGTGTGATGCCTTCAAGAATTTGTTTTGCCTTCAAATCTGATTCCTTGAAAAAATTTATTTTTCTTCTCCTTGTTTGAATCTTTAATGTTCTCTTAATTCCGCGCAAAAGACTGTAACTGCCTTACCGCTTATAAAGACTCTGTCTTTTTCAACTCTGACCTTCAGGAATCCGCCCCTTTCCGATGCCTGAAATGCAGTTAATTCATTCTTGTTCAGCCTCCTCTTCCAGTAAGGCCCTAAACAGCAATGCGCAGAACCTGTCACAGGGTCTTCAGGAATGCCGTATGCCGGAGCAAAGAACCTTGAAACAAAATCAATTCCGTCTGCGTTTGAAATGCTCGTTACCATCACGCCCCTTGCGTCAAGCCTTTTTAAAAGTTCATAATCAGGATTCAGAGCCTTAACTATCTCTTCAGATTCGACCTCCACAATATAATCCATGCGGTTTTTGCCGGCATACTTAGGCATAACCTTCAACCCCTCAATGAGTTCTTTTGGCGCAGATATTCCCCTGTCCTCTTCAGATGGAAAATTCAGCTCTATAAAACCATCTTTCCGCACGGCTGTCAACAGCCCGCTCTTTGTAAAAAATCTTGCCTCTTTATCCGATGGCAATATCCCTGTCTCCCATAAAACATGGGCGCTCGCAAGAGTGGCATGTCCGCAGAGGCCTACCTCTCTTTTGGGAGTAAACCATCTCAGATTAAAACCGTCATCCTGTTTGATCAAGAAAGCGGTTTCCGATAAGTTCATTTCTCCTGCAACATTCTGCATCCATGCCTCATCTTTTGGCAAAGGCAGTATGCATACAGCCGCCGGATTGCCTGAAAACATCTTGTCCGTAAAAGCGTCAACCTGATAGATTTTCATCTTTCATTACCTCCTTTTCATTTTGCAAAACATCGTTTATCAGCGTACAGCTTCAGCATCAGATTGCCCCCACGCTGGAATTCAAAAGGCGCTTTCTTTATTTCAAAACCTATCCTCTCCGAATGAAGAAAACCCAGAACGTCATTTAAATAAGGATACGGCTTTGCATCCAGGCCGGCCAGAGGGAATATCCTTACTTCTCCAGAGGCTACTCTCACAAGTTCTTTTAAACACGCAATATGAAAATCAAAATCCAGCCTGTCGCCATACAGAAATAAAAAATTACTTGAAAGCACAAGCGAAAATGTCTTGTCGGAAAAAAGTAGATGTGGCATCTCTGCCTGAACATACTGCCCTTCTTTTGAGCCGACGGGGAAATCATTTGCAAATATTTCTAAAGCCCTACTTCTCAGTGCCATAACCTCATCTTTGTTTTTGTAATATTTCCATGTGTAAAGATGCGATACCTCAGCAAATTTCTCAAAGACATGCTGCAAGTCATTTTTGCCCTTCTCCATGAGTTCACCAGAAGTCAAGTCATATAAAATATCGCATGCAGTAACATTAATACCCAGCTTGTGTGCTTCTGCTGCGAACGACGATGCCCCTGCAGGGCAGTCCAATATTCGGCCATTCCTGAGAAGTGATTCATCAAGACCGAACATGTCCATATATTCAGCGTATGTCCGACCGAAGAAAGCAATGCGGTCTATGTCTAATTGATCTCGTTCTTTCATTGTATGTCTTAAATCACCTTTTTATCGTAAAGCTCTTTTATATCAAAGGCAGGTGTCGATGCTGAAATATAACTGAACATTTCATTGGTTATGTTTTTGATAGCATGAGGCACATTCGGGGGGATATAAATCAGATCACCCTCTGTTACATCCTGCTCTTCGCTGCCCACCTGCATACGTCCCTTTCCCTTGATAATCACATATACCTGCTCTGGTGCATGGCTATGCAGTTTCTGGCTTGAGCCTGGAAGAACGTCAACCCAGGTTATAGCAAGTTGATCACCAGGAACATCTCCTTGTTGAAGTAGAATATGAGATATGAGCCCATCGCGCTCCCGCCGGGGCGCCTTTGATTTGTTCTGCTTAAACATAGTTACCTTCCTTTCAAATATTTATTCTAAAAAAAATATTAGAAAAGCCTCGCTCCCTTAAGCCCTAAAAAAGCAATAATGCCAAACCCGAAAATAATTATACCCTTAAGAAAGAAATTGATGCCCATCACTCCTCTTGTTTAGCCTAATTACTTCTCTTTCCGCCAAATAATACAAGCACCACGCCTGCAATAATTATCAACATTGCTGTAATTCCCACCATTGTAATCCGTTCCCCTGCAAGTACAACACCTAACCCCACCGCGATAACAGGATTAACATATGCATAACTGGTTGCAAGTGCCGGTCGTGCCTTTCTTAAGAGATAAGTATAGGCGCTGAAACCTATTAGTGAACCGAATATCATCAAGTAAAACAGCGCTCCTACAGAACGCCATGCAGGGAATCCGTTCATCTTCTCACCTGTAAGAAAACTTGCTGCGAGTAACAATGCACCTCCGGCTATCATTTCCACTGCGCTTGCCATTAGTCCTGACGGAAGAGACAAATGGCGGCTCCATACAGAGCCGAAGGCCCAGCATATGGCTGCTATTATCAAGGCTATTGCACCTGCAGGGCTTGCCCTTAAATCGCCCTCAAAGTTTAAAAGTATAATCCCAGTAAAGCCTAATAACAGTCCGGTCCATTCGAGACTGGCAGGCCAGCGTTTCCAGATTCCAGCGAAAAGCACTGCCCAGAGCGGTACGGTAGCTACTCCCAGTGCAGCCAGTCCTGATGCCACCCACTGCTCAGCAAATACCACTCCGCCATTGCCGCCCAATAACAGAAGACCTCCAACAATTGTTGCTCCTATCCATTGAGAACGATCGGGGTTTGGAGTCCCTCTGATCCTTAGGAAAAGATAAAGTCCACTTCCGGTCACCAGAAATCGCACACCAGCCATCAGAAAAGGAGGAAAGCCTTCCAATGCTATACGAATGCCCAGATAGGTTGAACCCCAGATAAAATAGACAGACAGCAATGCTATCAGCACTTTGACCCTGATGTCTTTATCTTTTAAGTTGCTCATTTTATTCATAATTCCTATCCAAGAACTATCGGTAATTGCACCTTATCCTTCAATGCCTTTAATACCGCCTCTCTCAAGTTATCTTTGCCGAGGTCTTCCTTACCCACCATCTCCTCAATATCTATACTGACAATACCTGTTATTTGTAGTTTTTCCTCAAGGAAATCTCCGTAGCCTCCTTCAGACTGATATTTCTGCATGAGACACTTAAGGCCTAATATTCGCTTTTCCCTGTCCTCCACAACAGAAGCCCTGCCTTTAATAATCACGCTTCGATAAAGGTATTCAGCCTTGCAGGGGTCTGCCGCAGTTCCTTTCACATAGGCTATAGGCAGATCCACCTCAAAGCAGACCCTGTTATCTTTCTTAATATCATCAATCTTTTCTCCCTCTTTCGCAGTGTGAAAATAAATTTTTCCCTCATGATATGCAAAGTTAAGAGGTTTTACCATCGGATAACCGTCTTTGCCTATTGTCCCCAATCTTCCCACATGGCAGGTGCTCAAAAGGTCAATTATCACCGCCTTATCCTTGATCTCTTTTTTGCTCTGACGCATAGTTATTTCTCCTTTATTATTTCTCAGCAAGTGCAAACAGCCTTCTGAAATCAAACTCAATGCCTTTTTCTGTCCTATAATTTTCAAAGCCTATTGCAAAGGCATATTTAAAGCGCGCCTGTTTCTTTTCAGAAAGAAGCGCCAGATACGGCCTTAAGCCCGCAGCCAATCCCCAATCAAGCACATCGTTTATGCTTTCAAATAAAAGTTTGTAGTCTTTGTAAAAGACATTTATATTCCCGAATCCGGAGTCCTTAAGAAAGCCTGCGAATTCTTCCTTTAACGGAAAACGCCACGGAGACTCCATCTTGGAATACACCGATTCAAGCCCGTTTGCTGAAATGGCGCTGTATATATTATCCATCATCGCCCAGCAGAAATCTTTTGCAGGCAATTGGACAGCAATCCGTCCTCCTTTTTTAAGAGCCTTATGCGAGAGCGCTGTTACTTTTTCCTGCTCTTTAATCCACTGAAATGCCGAGTTGGAAAATACGAGATCAAACTGTTCAGCAAAATTCATGGACTGTGCAGCAACCTTCAGCAAATTTATGTTATTTATGTTTTTAGAGACTTTATGTTTTTAGAGACACTGTGTGCCTTTTTAGCATCTCTTCAGACGGATCAATTCCAATAACGCATCCCTTGGATGTTCGGCGTGCAAGCTCAATAGTCAGCTTCCCTGTTCCGCAGCCGATGTCAAGTATAGAATCCTCAGCGCGCACGGTAGCCATCTTAATAAGCTCCCTGCCAACATCTATCTGCGGGCCATGTGCACTGTCATACCTCTCAGCATCCCATCTCATAATGCACCTCCCAAAAAGGTAATAAGTTTAGACAATGGCATAACATTTTCGCTCATTCTCGGTCGTTCCGACCTCCGAGGTTTTGCCTGT encodes:
- a CDS encoding helix-turn-helix transcriptional regulator, translating into MGYEACTGECPVERTLKIIGSKWTILIIRDLLQATKRFGELRKSLTGISPKTLSERLKTLEKKGIVTRKIYPEVPPRVEYSLTKRGKSLSSIIMDMNKWGKAANLNKL
- a CDS encoding cysteine hydrolase, producing the protein MKRALLVIDVQNEYFTGKLPVSYPAGSFENILRVMDAASEHGIPVVVIRHTAKAADSPVFRKGSPEWELHPEIAKRPHDLFVEKNLPGSFTGTILESWLKERDIDTVVISGYMTQMCCDTTARQAFHLGFNVEFLSDATGTLPFTNNAGFVTAEELHRAISVTQAMRFSKIMKISEWLQLI
- a CDS encoding cupin domain-containing protein, which translates into the protein MKAKQILEGITLRAVSGEKTMMTFFEFEPNAVIPSHKHPHEQITYIIEGAIEFTVNGETKVLKAGDGVVILSNQEHSAKILDKPTRAVDAWYPIREDYL
- a CDS encoding PhzF family phenazine biosynthesis protein, translated to MKIYQVDAFTDKMFSGNPAAVCILPLPKDEAWMQNVAGEMNLSETAFLIKQDDGFNLRWFTPKREVGLCGHATLASAHVLWETGILPSDKEARFFTKSGLLTAVRKDGFIELNFPSEEDRGISAPKELIEGLKVMPKYAGKNRMDYIVEVESEEIVKALNPDYELLKRLDARGVMVTSISNADGIDFVSRFFAPAYGIPEDPVTGSAHCCLGPYWKRRLNKNELTAFQASERGGFLKVRVEKDRVFISGKAVTVFCAELREH
- a CDS encoding class I SAM-dependent methyltransferase; its protein translation is MKERDQLDIDRIAFFGRTYAEYMDMFGLDESLLRNGRILDCPAGASSFAAEAHKLGINVTACDILYDLTSGELMEKGKNDLQHVFEKFAEVSHLYTWKYYKNKDEVMALRSRALEIFANDFPVGSKEGQYVQAEMPHLLFSDKTFSLVLSSNFLFLYGDRLDFDFHIACLKELVRVASGEVRIFPLAGLDAKPYPYLNDVLGFLHSERIGFEIKKAPFEFQRGGNLMLKLYADKRCFAK
- a CDS encoding cupin domain-containing protein encodes the protein MFKQNKSKAPRRERDGLISHILLQQGDVPGDQLAITWVDVLPGSSQKLHSHAPEQVYVIIKGKGRMQVGSEEQDVTEGDLIYIPPNVPHAIKNITNEMFSYISASTPAFDIKELYDKKVI
- the yedA gene encoding drug/metabolite exporter YedA encodes the protein MSNLKDKDIRVKVLIALLSVYFIWGSTYLGIRIALEGFPPFLMAGVRFLVTGSGLYLFLRIRGTPNPDRSQWIGATIVGGLLLLGGNGGVVFAEQWVASGLAALGVATVPLWAVLFAGIWKRWPASLEWTGLLLGFTGIILLNFEGDLRASPAGAIALIIAAICWAFGSVWSRHLSLPSGLMASAVEMIAGGALLLAASFLTGEKMNGFPAWRSVGALFYLMIFGSLIGFSAYTYLLRKARPALATSYAYVNPVIAVGLGVVLAGERITMVGITAMLIIIAGVVLVLFGGKRSN
- a CDS encoding pyridoxamine 5'-phosphate oxidase family protein produces the protein MRQSKKEIKDKAVIIDLLSTCHVGRLGTIGKDGYPMVKPLNFAYHEGKIYFHTAKEGEKIDDIKKDNRVCFEVDLPIAYVKGTAADPCKAEYLYRSVIIKGRASVVEDREKRILGLKCLMQKYQSEGGYGDFLEEKLQITGIVSIDIEEMVGKEDLGKDNLREAVLKALKDKVQLPIVLG
- a CDS encoding methyltransferase domain-containing protein: MLKVAAQSMNFAEQFDLVFSNSAFQWIKEQEKVTALSHKALKKGGRIAVQLPAKDFCWAMMDNIYSAISANGLESVYSKMESPWRFPLKEEFAGFLKDSGFGNINVFYKDYKLLFESINDVLDWGLAAGLRPYLALLSEKKQARFKYAFAIGFENYRTEKGIEFDFRRLFALAEK
- a CDS encoding methyltransferase domain-containing protein — protein: MRWDAERYDSAHGPQIDVGRELIKMATVRAEDSILDIGCGTGKLTIELARRTSKGCVIGIDPSEEMLKRHTVSLKT